A single window of Microbispora hainanensis DNA harbors:
- a CDS encoding carbohydrate ABC transporter permease: MRRTARAATALALGLVILVPLFPLYWMVISALKGPEELQKAPPTWFPSHVTFSAFGEVFQAVPFGSAFANSVLIAGVSTLSVLVTSVMAGFVFAKYRFRGRDLLFWSVVATMFLPPIVTLVPLYWLVSTMGLADSYMGVMLPWLANAFGIFLMRQFIADVPDELIEAARLDGASEGRIVWQIVTPLLRPALVSLAIFAFVFYWNNFLWPLSILQSDDKFPVVLALSRLLSYSTSVQYQNVVMAGALIASVPTIVVFLLAQRVFVQSISRTGVKG; this comes from the coding sequence ATGAGGCGCACGGCACGCGCGGCCACGGCGCTCGCGCTCGGGCTGGTCATCCTGGTGCCGCTGTTCCCGCTCTACTGGATGGTGATCTCGGCGCTGAAGGGCCCGGAGGAGCTCCAGAAGGCGCCGCCGACCTGGTTCCCGTCGCACGTGACGTTCTCCGCGTTCGGCGAGGTCTTCCAGGCCGTCCCCTTCGGCAGCGCCTTCGCCAACAGCGTCCTGATCGCCGGGGTCTCCACGCTGTCGGTGCTGGTGACCAGCGTCATGGCGGGCTTCGTGTTCGCGAAGTATCGCTTCCGGGGCCGCGACCTGCTCTTCTGGTCGGTCGTCGCGACGATGTTCCTGCCGCCGATCGTGACCCTGGTGCCGCTGTACTGGCTGGTCTCCACGATGGGCCTGGCCGACTCCTACATGGGCGTGATGCTGCCCTGGCTGGCCAACGCCTTCGGCATCTTCCTGATGCGGCAGTTCATCGCGGACGTCCCCGACGAGCTGATCGAGGCCGCCCGCCTGGACGGCGCCTCGGAGGGGCGCATCGTCTGGCAGATCGTCACGCCGCTGCTGCGCCCGGCGCTGGTCAGCCTCGCGATCTTCGCCTTCGTCTTCTACTGGAACAACTTCCTGTGGCCGCTGTCGATCCTGCAGTCGGACGACAAGTTCCCCGTCGTCCTCGCGCTGAGCCGCCTGCTGTCCTACAGCACGAGCGTGCAGTACCAGAACGTGGTCATGGCCGGGGCGCTGATCGCCAGCGTGCCCACGATCGTGGTGTTCCTGCTCGCCCAGCGCGTGTTCGTCCAGAGCATCTCCCGGACGGGGGTGAAGGGATGA
- a CDS encoding ROK family protein produces MTTYVGIDVGGTSVRVLAETPDGRGELVTAPVAGSYDAFLAQVTTLCAGIARPAGVGIGLPGTSGEDRPVFVPALPWLEGRPLREDMEARLGAPVRLALDGHLTLLAEAAEGAAKGARSAVLLAVGTGIGGALLIDGRIWRGVHGSAGSWGWLPADVPDSPLDGPVHGPVHGPVHGSFERAASGSSLRDGPALMAAARAGDERACAALDAYAARLARGVAAVASTIDPEIILIGGGLADAMDVLGPPLQRHVARFASPDGRRVPVRPAALGSRAGVVGALLIARTEEW; encoded by the coding sequence ATGACGACGTACGTCGGCATCGACGTCGGCGGCACCTCCGTACGGGTCCTGGCCGAGACGCCGGACGGACGCGGCGAACTCGTCACGGCCCCGGTGGCCGGCTCCTACGACGCGTTCCTCGCCCAGGTGACCACGCTCTGCGCGGGAATCGCCCGGCCGGCCGGAGTCGGGATCGGCCTGCCGGGGACCTCCGGGGAGGACCGGCCGGTGTTCGTCCCCGCGCTGCCGTGGCTGGAGGGCCGCCCGCTGCGGGAGGACATGGAGGCCCGCCTCGGCGCGCCCGTACGGCTCGCCCTGGACGGCCACCTCACGCTGCTCGCCGAGGCCGCCGAAGGCGCGGCCAAGGGGGCCAGGTCCGCCGTGCTGCTGGCCGTCGGCACCGGCATCGGCGGCGCCCTCCTGATCGACGGCCGGATCTGGCGCGGCGTCCACGGCAGCGCCGGCTCGTGGGGCTGGCTGCCCGCCGACGTGCCGGACAGCCCTCTCGACGGCCCTGTTCACGGCCCTGTTCACGGCCCTGTTCACGGGTCGTTCGAGCGGGCCGCGTCCGGCTCGTCGCTGCGCGACGGCCCCGCCCTGATGGCGGCGGCCCGCGCGGGAGACGAGCGGGCGTGCGCCGCGCTCGACGCGTACGCCGCCCGCCTCGCCCGGGGAGTCGCGGCTGTCGCCAGCACGATCGATCCCGAGATCATTCTCATCGGCGGCGGGCTGGCCGACGCGATGGACGTCCTCGGCCCTCCGCTCCAGCGGCACGTCGCGAGGTTCGCCTCACCCGACGGCCGCCGGGTGCCGGTGCGGCCCGCCGCACTGGGCTCCCGGGCGGGCGTCGTGGGGGCACTCCTCATCGCCAGAACGGAGGAATGGTGA
- a CDS encoding GntR family transcriptional regulator: MVIVKGLDPTSGVPLYLQVERSLQQRVDAGEWVPGQRLPTEDELGKAYGVSRVTVRQAVARLVDRGVLVREQGRGTFVRDTSLTAGARWVTSFTAELAQLGHSAGSRVLGQSVVTAGEEDLPPEMQLPPDARMLRLRRLRTDGTRPVGVQTALLPLDRFPGIDDIDFTDRSLYQTLNEKYGLVPREAVETFTVGGVLDEDAATLGVAAGAHAFYVERLTFDAHGPFEHVRSVMRGDRYRVRLALRTP, encoded by the coding sequence ATGGTGATCGTGAAGGGGCTGGACCCCACCTCGGGTGTCCCTCTCTATCTGCAGGTCGAACGGAGCCTCCAGCAGCGCGTCGACGCCGGCGAATGGGTGCCCGGCCAGCGCCTGCCGACCGAGGACGAGCTGGGCAAGGCGTACGGCGTGAGCCGCGTCACGGTCCGGCAGGCGGTGGCCCGGCTGGTCGACCGCGGGGTGCTGGTCAGGGAACAGGGCCGGGGCACCTTCGTCCGCGACACGAGCCTGACCGCCGGCGCGCGGTGGGTGACGTCGTTCACCGCCGAGCTCGCGCAGCTCGGCCACAGCGCGGGCTCGCGGGTGCTCGGCCAGTCGGTCGTCACGGCGGGCGAGGAGGACCTGCCCCCCGAGATGCAGCTGCCGCCGGACGCCCGGATGCTGCGGCTGCGCAGGCTCAGGACCGACGGCACCCGGCCGGTGGGCGTGCAGACCGCGCTCCTCCCGCTCGACCGGTTCCCCGGTATCGACGACATCGACTTCACCGACCGGTCGCTCTACCAGACCCTCAACGAGAAGTACGGGCTGGTCCCGCGCGAGGCCGTCGAGACCTTCACGGTCGGCGGCGTCCTCGACGAGGACGCCGCGACCCTCGGAGTGGCCGCGGGCGCGCACGCGTTCTACGTCGAACGCCTCACCTTCGACGCCCACGGCCCGTTCGAACACGTACGCAGCGTCATGCGCGGAGACCGATACCGCGTGCGGCTGGCGTTGCGGACCCCATGA
- a CDS encoding SIS domain-containing protein: protein MSYTRTLMTILDRLASTQEEALATVAERSADAIQNGGLIHLFGSGHSVIPTMDAFPRYGSFAGIHPLTDPRLMWHNVLGPGGVRELLWLERTEGYIKQYLDHEPLAPGDVMVVYSHGGRNAAPVEATMYAAERGLFTVAVTSVANLERPAEHSSGKRIAEICDVTIDTGVPVQDAIIEVDGWDRPTGGASTVVASVVSHEIVTRTAAVLAGRGVVVPTFVSPTVPGATVSSNDEVFADHRRRLLAAEARDQR from the coding sequence GTGAGTTACACCCGAACCTTGATGACCATCCTTGACCGGCTCGCCTCCACACAGGAGGAGGCGCTGGCGACCGTGGCCGAGCGCAGCGCGGACGCCATCCAGAACGGCGGCCTGATCCACCTGTTCGGCAGCGGCCACTCGGTGATCCCCACCATGGACGCCTTCCCCAGGTATGGCAGCTTCGCGGGCATCCACCCGCTCACCGATCCCCGGCTGATGTGGCACAACGTGCTGGGGCCGGGCGGCGTGCGCGAGCTGCTCTGGCTGGAGCGCACCGAGGGATACATCAAGCAGTATCTGGACCACGAGCCGCTCGCCCCCGGCGACGTGATGGTGGTCTACAGCCACGGCGGCAGGAACGCGGCGCCCGTCGAGGCGACCATGTACGCGGCCGAGCGCGGGCTGTTCACCGTCGCGGTCACCTCGGTGGCCAATCTGGAACGCCCGGCCGAGCACTCCAGCGGCAAGCGGATCGCGGAGATCTGCGACGTCACGATCGACACCGGCGTGCCGGTGCAGGACGCCATCATCGAGGTGGACGGCTGGGACCGTCCGACAGGGGGCGCCTCGACGGTGGTGGCCAGCGTGGTCAGCCACGAGATCGTGACCCGTACGGCCGCCGTGCTGGCCGGCCGGGGCGTCGTGGTGCCGACGTTCGTCTCCCCGACCGTGCCCGGTGCGACCGTCTCGTCCAATGACGAGGTGTTCGCCGACCACCGGCGCCGCCTGCTCGCCGCCGAGGCCCGCGATCAGCGTTGA